In Puntigrus tetrazona isolate hp1 chromosome 23, ASM1883169v1, whole genome shotgun sequence, the DNA window GTGCATCAGAATTAATTTGGGGATTTTAAGAATGATTTCAGTCATTAAAAGTGTTGGCAACCCAGCCCTAATTAAATACACAGGTCAACATCTTAAGTGggtcaaaacctttcatcaaagttgtcctaaaaccttATCTTAGGACAacttaatgaacttttttttcaaatgttgactactgtatattgATAAAATCTCACTTGAGCTGTCACTGCAGCACACAGGGAGAATCAGACCTACGGCCACCACGTCCCAAACTCTCTTGTCCCGAGCATGGACAGGAGAGGCAGAAAATCCAGCTGGAGCCTCAGTCCTGTAAAGAGATGGTTCAGAGCCAAGTGACCTTGGAGAAGAGCCGTCGCGCTCTGTCGCTCCCCTTGGCTCCTCAGCCAGTGCTGCAGCAGTTCACCCTGCAGCAACAAATCCCAGACCTGGACTCTCTCCGCCTCCTGGAGCACAAGGAGGATGACACGGACAGCGCCAGCGACCTGTCCGACTCCGGGCGGCTCCCTGTGCTGCCTTCCCCTTGCACTCCTCCTCAGCTCAACCTCCGAGCCGAGGTGATCAACTCCATGGACCTGCATCCTCACATACCTGGACCCAGGTCGGTGGAGAACGATGAAGTCCGGTACAGCTACCCAGACTTCCTGCCTCCTCCGTTCAATACCTGGAGCCTGAGGCAGCTCGCCATCTTCCTCAACACCGAAGGCAAGCGGGCTCCCCGGCCGAAACCTGTAGGGCAGCTAGAGAAGTATTTAGAGCGGCTCCTTCAACTGGAGTGGCACCAGATCCAAACCATACAGGCAGAGAGCGGAAGGCACATTGTTCCCATCATCCGAACAAGAAGTCACGCAGCCAGTGTCCTAGTCAACGGCAACCGTCCTAGGCCTCATACTGCTCCTCCAACGCGCCTCAGCTCCCCGAAAAGCTTCCGGCAGGGTCAACGAGCCTTCTTCTCTTCACTGGCCAGCCCATCTTCCACCCAGCTGTCCCGTCCCGTTTGCCCTCACTGCCACATCCGCTATCCGCTCTGCAACGGCACCTGCTCTTCGTACGCCTATCAGCGGCATTCCCGTCTCAGCCCCCTTCTAGAGCGCAAAGCTCCCCCTGCCAGCACCCAAAAGAGAAGCAGCAGCGAAAGCCGCGCTTCCACCTCCGAAAACCGCACCACTTCTAAAAACCAGCAACCGGTCAGTCCTCAGGCGACGAAGGCTCACCAGAAGAACATGCAGGCTGCGGGAAACATGCGCAGGGCGTCCCAAGAACTTAACGCGAACGGCAAAACCCATTCTTCGGTCAGGAAAGGAAAGGCTGCAAGGTCTAACGAGGCGGATAAACAGAAAGATCCACTTGGAGCAAAATGCGGAGGGGTACCTGTCGGTACGAAACGTGAAGGTGGTGGTCCAGGGAAGAAAATGGTGAAGGATGGTCCGAGAGTTGAGGCGGGTGAAGTACGGTTGAGATCTGGTACTAAAAGAACGGTCACCGATGGCTGCGAAGCTAAAGCGACGTCAGCTACCAAGACTACTGGCAAAGTGAAAAATGCTCAGTATGCAAAG includes these proteins:
- the fam217ba gene encoding protein FAM217B, with translation MGPILQERTASATLKKVPGKEKVRMKNAENTGIVASNNKRGGNVNQNKKPLKKTVPLHPGQEKDHLPKAEILQNGIKPKKARSPTGGTCKLRGTQGESDLRPPRPKLSCPEHGQERQKIQLEPQSCKEMVQSQVTLEKSRRALSLPLAPQPVLQQFTLQQQIPDLDSLRLLEHKEDDTDSASDLSDSGRLPVLPSPCTPPQLNLRAEVINSMDLHPHIPGPRSVENDEVRYSYPDFLPPPFNTWSLRQLAIFLNTEGKRAPRPKPVGQLEKYLERLLQLEWHQIQTIQAESGRHIVPIIRTRSHAASVLVNGNRPRPHTAPPTRLSSPKSFRQGQRAFFSSLASPSSTQLSRPVCPHCHIRYPLCNGTCSSYAYQRHSRLSPLLERKAPPASTQKRSSSESRASTSENRTTSKNQQPVSPQATKAHQKNMQAAGNMRRASQELNANGKTHSSVRKGKAARSNEADKQKDPLGAKCGGVPVGTKREGGGPGKKMVKDGPRVEAGEVRLRSGTKRTVTDGCEAKATSATKTTGKVKNAQYAK